GGCTCTACCAAAATAGGTAAAAACTGTATCATAGGAGGGCAAGTAGGTATTGTAGGGCACATTACTATTGGCGATGGCGTACGTATACAAGCACAATCTGGCGTAGGTAAAAACATACCCGATGGAGAGGCTATACAAGGCACACCAGCACTAGGATACAATGATTTTAATAAATCATACGTTCACTTTAGGAACTTACCAAAAATAGTTGCCGATATTGACGAACTTAAAGAAAAAGCGAAACAACAAAACTAAAATATCAGATAATGGTTAAACAAACCACCATCAAAAGTGAAATTTCTTTAAAAGGAGTAGGACTCCATACTGGTAAAGAAGTTACAATTACTTTTAAACCCGCTCCCGTTAATAACGGATTTACTTTTGTAAGGGTAGATTTAGAAGGGCAACCCGTTGTAGAAGCGGATGCTAGCTATGTTGTTAACACACAGCGTGGCACTAATCTTGAAAAGAAAGGGGTAAAAATACAAACATCAGAACACGTGCTTGCTGCATTTGTAGGTTGCGATGTTGATAATGTTATAATAGAACTTGATGCCTCTGAGCCACCTATTATGGATGGATCGTCCAAATACTTTGTCGAAGCCATAGAGAAAGTAGGAATAGAGGAGCAAGATGCTGAAAGACAGGTATATGTTGTTAAAGAAGTAATATCGTATACTGACGAAGTTACGGGAAGCGAAATTATAGTTATGCCTGCGGATGATTACCAAATTACTGCCATGGTAGATTTTGGTACTAAAGTATTAGGTACACAAAATGCAACGTTAAAAAGACTTAGCGATTTTAAAACGGAAATAGCTGACTCGAGAACATTTAGCTTTTTACATGAATTAGAGGCACTTTTAAATAACGGACTTATTAAAGGAGGTGACCTTAACAATGCTATTGTATACGTAGATAAAGAAATATCTGACGAAACAATGGAAAACCTAAAAGTAGCCTTTGGTAAAGATAGTATAGCTATAAAACCAAACGGTATACTAG
The Flavobacterium litorale genome window above contains:
- a CDS encoding bifunctional UDP-3-O-[3-hydroxymyristoyl] N-acetylglucosamine deacetylase/3-hydroxyacyl-ACP dehydratase; this translates as MVKQTTIKSEISLKGVGLHTGKEVTITFKPAPVNNGFTFVRVDLEGQPVVEADASYVVNTQRGTNLEKKGVKIQTSEHVLAAFVGCDVDNVIIELDASEPPIMDGSSKYFVEAIEKVGIEEQDAERQVYVVKEVISYTDEVTGSEIIVMPADDYQITAMVDFGTKVLGTQNATLKRLSDFKTEIADSRTFSFLHELEALLNNGLIKGGDLNNAIVYVDKEISDETMENLKVAFGKDSIAIKPNGILDNLTLHYPNEAARHKLLDVVGDLALVGMRIQGKVIANKPGHFVNTQFAKKLSKIIKIEQRNQVPVYDLHKEPLMDVNKIMSMLPHRPPFLLVDKILEMSENHVVGLKNVTMNEGFFVGHFPGAPVMPGVLIVEAMAQTGGILILSSVPDPENYLTYFMKIDNVKFKQKVLPGDTLVFKCTLISPIRRGICHMQANAYANGKLVAEAELMAQIVKNN